One window from the genome of Scatophagus argus isolate fScaArg1 chromosome 13, fScaArg1.pri, whole genome shotgun sequence encodes:
- the stk11 gene encoding serine/threonine-protein kinase STK11, which translates to MSTGELHHLDYLNENELMEMDTFIHRIDSTEVIYQPRRKRAKLIGKYLMGDLLGEGSYGKVKEMLDSETLCRRAVKILKKKKLRRIPNGEANVKKEIQLLRRLQHKNVIQLVDVLYNEEKQKMYMVMEYCVCGMQEMLDSVPEKRFPVFQAHGYFCQLLDGLEYLHSQGIVHKDIKPGNLLLTTDGALKISDLGVAEALHPFAEDDTCRTSQGSPAFQPPEIANGLDTFSGFKVDIWSAGVTLYNITTSLYPFEGDNIYKLFENIGKGDYTIPEECGPLLSDLLRGMLEYDPAKRFSIQNIRQHNWVRKKHPPSEPPVPIPASAESRDPWRSMTVVPYLEDLHGYTEEDDDELYDGEDEIIYTQDFTVPGQVAEEDQDQGHADHSPALAKPVCVNGTDGGSLNSKAKAERRSSSSSNPSRKGVSTASKIRKLSTCKQQ; encoded by the exons ATGAGTACCGGCGAGCTGCATCATCTTGACTATCTAAATGAAAACGAACTGATGGAGATGGATACTTTCATTCACCGCATTGACTCTACAGAGGTGATCTACCAGCCTCGGAGGAAGAGGGCAAAGCTGATAGGAAAGTACTTGATGGGAGATCTGCTAGGGGAGGGATCTTATGGCAAAGTGAAAGAGATGCTGGACTCAGAGACCCTTTGTCGCAGGGCTGTTAAAatactgaagaagaagaagctgaggaGGATTCCCAATGGAGAAGCTAATGTGAAAAA GGAGATTCAGCTGCTAAGAAGACTCCAACACAAGAATGTGATTCAGTTGGTGGATGTGCTTTACAatgaagagaagcagaaaat GTATATGGTGATGGAGTATTGCGTTTGTGGGATGCAAGAAATGCTGGACAGTGTCCCAGAAAAAAGGTTTCCAGTGTTTCAAGCTCACGG GTACTTTTGCCAACTCTTAGATGGCCTTGAATATTTGCACAGCCAGGGAATAGTTCACAAAGACATTAAACCAGGGAATCTGCTGCTGACCACTGACGGGGCACTTAAAATCTCCGACCTGGGGGTAGCAGAG GCCCTTCACCCATTTGCAGAGGATGATACATGTCGCACCAGTCAGGGCTCTCCGGCTTTTCAGCCTCCAGAGATCGCAAATGGACTGGACACCTTTTCAGGGTTTAAAGTGGACATTTGGTCTGCTGGAGTAACACT ATACAACATTACAACAAGTCTTTATCCGTTTGAGGGGGACAACATCTATAAGCTATTTGAGAACATTGGAAAAGGAGACTACACTATTCCCGAGGAGTGTGGACCCCTTTTGTCAGACCTGCTGCGAG gaatgCTTGAGTATGACCCTGCAAAGAGGTTCTCCATACAGAACATACGGCAACACAA CTGGGTGCGTAAGAAACACCCTCCGTCTGAACCCCCTGTGCCCATCCCTGCCAGTGCAGAGAGCAGGGATCCTTGGAGAAGTATGACAGTGGTACCCTATCTGGAGGATCTACACGGCTAcacagaggaggatgatgacgaGCTCTATGACGGAGAGGATGAGATCATATACACTCAGGACTTCACAGTGCCAG GGCAAGTGGCCGAAGAAGATCAGGATCAGGGACACGCAGACCACAGTCCAGCTCTAGCCAAGCCAGTTTGTGTGAACGGGACGGACGGCGGGTCTCTGAACAGCAAGGCTAAAGCTGAGCGCCGATCCTCCTCTTCGTCCAACCCCTCGCGTAAAGGAGTCTCCACAGCCAGCAAGATCCGCAAGCTCTCTACCTGCAAACAGCAATGA
- the sugp1 gene encoding SURP and G-patch domain-containing protein 1 isoform X1, protein MESGDAGRGTWKSKAGQSQKHKMNLNILRQEKLIAEKKKEIEARLAEQAKTHVQTTNDPLPSSSSPSLQGASSNKFANDGSFLQQFMKMQKESKNVSGSTGDTKTPSTSASSTGGNALQKRSILVGKRPGLGVSSMLSQFKNYSQSKKNPVLSQRPSVFCSPDDEDEEGEADYSRFLEIKVSPPEDSDTRLIINKMASFVAEGGPELEKKAKEDYKDNPVFSFLYNESSTDYLYFKKRVAELRKDLLRPENTPDNVSPPVDAETQQMAEKLARFVVEGGPELEAIAAEHNRDNPAASFLYDHQSPAYHYYKEKIQEYRAAASQSSSPPAAKFGTDLQQPAASPLPGILPTLNPASLPRNQGAETLPVKRKRKSRWGSEEDKVELPIPAIIVPQEINVPDLNTPSLSAQELRGLGYKKGKPLGLVGVTELSEEQKRQIKEQQEMQEMYDIIMKHKRIMADMQVMWEKAIRDHQHEYDSDEEVDQQAGTWEHRLRKMEMEKTREWAESLTEMGKGKHFIGDFLPPEELEKFMETFKALKEGRDPDYSEYKEFKLTVENLGFQMLMKMGWKEGEGLGVDGQGIKAPVNKGTTAMNGAGLGIDRPAELTKSDDEYDAYRKRMMLAYRFRPNPLNNPRRPYY, encoded by the exons ATGGAGTCTGGCGACGCAG GGCGAGGGACTTGGAAGTCTAAGGCTGGccagtcacagaaacacaagatgAACCTGAATATTCTCCGTCAAGAGAAGCTGATagctgagaagaagaaggagattGAAGCCAGACTGGCAGAGCAAGCCAAAACGCATGTACAAACCACGAACGACCCCCTGCCTTCAAG TAGTTCTCCCAGTCTACAAGGAGCTTCCTCAAACAAGTTTGCAAATGATGGAAGCTTCTTACAGCAGTTCATGAAGATGCAGAAGGAGTCCAAAAATGTTTCTG GTTCCACCGGTGATACCAAAACTCCGTCTACCTCAGCTTCATCAACCGGGGGAAACGCATTGCAAAAAAGGAGCATTCTTGTTGGCAAGCGTCCTGGCCTTGGAGTCAGCAGCATGCTTAGTCAGTTCAAGAACTACTCACAGTCCAAGAAGAATCCTGTTCTCAGCCAGAGGCcaagtgtgttttgttctccagatgatgaagatgaggaaggaGAGGCCGATTACTCCAGATTCTTAGAGATAAAAG TCTCTCCCCCAGAGGATTCAGACACCAGACTCATTATCAACAAGATGGCCTCCTTTGTGGCGGAGGGAGGACCTGAGCTGGAGAAAAAAGCCAAGGAGGACTACAAGGACAATCCTGTTTTCTC ATTTCTATATAATGAGAGCAGCACAGATTATCTCTACTTTAAAAAAAGAGTGGCAGAATTGAGAAAGGATTTGCTAAGACCTGAAAATACACCAGATAATG TCTCCCCCCCAGTGGACGCGGAAACCCAGCAGATGGCTGAGAAGCTGGCCCGATTTGTGGTGGAGGGTGGTCCTGAGTTGGAAGCCATCGCTGCTGAGCACAACCGAGACAACCCTGCCGCCAG TTTTTTATATGACCACCAAAGTCCAGCCTACCATTACTACAAAGAGAAGATACAGGAGTATCGTGCTGCAGCCTCCCAGAGCTCATCACCTCCAGCAGCAAAGTTTGGGACAGATCTTCAGCAACCAGCTGCATCACCATTACCAGGAATACTTCCAACACTGAACCCCGCTTCTCTGCCCCGCAATCAGGGGGCAGAAACTCTGCCTGTCAAACGGAAGAGAAAGAGTAGATGGGGGTCTGAGGAGGACAAAGTTGAGTTGCCCATTCCTGCCATCATAGTGCCTCAGGAGATTAATGTTCCAGACCTtaacacaccctctctctctg CCCAGGAGCTGAGAGGTCTCGGTTATAAGAAAGGGAAGCCTCTTGGCCTGGTAGGCGTGACTGAGCTATCTGAGGAGCAGAAGAGACAAATCAAAGAACAGCAAGAG ATGCAAGAGATGTATGACATTATCATGAAACACAAGCGTATAATGGCAGACATGCAGGTGATGTGGGAGAAGGCCATAAGAGACCATCAGCATGAATACGACAGTGATGAAGAGGTGGACCAGCAGGCAGGCACCTGGGAGCATCGACTcaggaaaatggaaatggagaAGACCCGTG AGTGGGCAGAATCTCTGACAGAAATGGGCAAAGGGAAGCACTTTATTGGTGACTTCCTGCCTCCTGAAGAGCTGGAGAAGTTCATGGAAACTTTTAAGGCACTCAAG GAGGGCCGGGACCCAGACTACTCAGAGTACAAAGAGTTTAAGTTAACTGTGGAGAATCTTGGTTTCCAAATGCTTATGAAGATGGGCTGGAAGGAGGGTGAAGGCCTTGGCGTTGATGGACAGGGAATCAAGGCTCCTGTCAACAA GGGCACCACCGCTATGAATGGAGCAGGGCTTGGAATTGACCGTCCAGCTGAGCTCACAAAAAGTGACGATGAATATGATGCTTATAGAAAGAGGATGATGCTCGCTTACCGCTTTAGGCCCAACCCACTG AATAATCCACGGAGACCATATTACTGA
- the sugp1 gene encoding SURP and G-patch domain-containing protein 1 isoform X2 produces MESGDAGRGTWKSKAGQSQKHKMNLNILRQEKLIAEKKKEIEARLAEQAKTHVQTTNDPLPSSSPSLQGASSNKFANDGSFLQQFMKMQKESKNVSGSTGDTKTPSTSASSTGGNALQKRSILVGKRPGLGVSSMLSQFKNYSQSKKNPVLSQRPSVFCSPDDEDEEGEADYSRFLEIKVSPPEDSDTRLIINKMASFVAEGGPELEKKAKEDYKDNPVFSFLYNESSTDYLYFKKRVAELRKDLLRPENTPDNVSPPVDAETQQMAEKLARFVVEGGPELEAIAAEHNRDNPAASFLYDHQSPAYHYYKEKIQEYRAAASQSSSPPAAKFGTDLQQPAASPLPGILPTLNPASLPRNQGAETLPVKRKRKSRWGSEEDKVELPIPAIIVPQEINVPDLNTPSLSAQELRGLGYKKGKPLGLVGVTELSEEQKRQIKEQQEMQEMYDIIMKHKRIMADMQVMWEKAIRDHQHEYDSDEEVDQQAGTWEHRLRKMEMEKTREWAESLTEMGKGKHFIGDFLPPEELEKFMETFKALKEGRDPDYSEYKEFKLTVENLGFQMLMKMGWKEGEGLGVDGQGIKAPVNKGTTAMNGAGLGIDRPAELTKSDDEYDAYRKRMMLAYRFRPNPLNNPRRPYY; encoded by the exons ATGGAGTCTGGCGACGCAG GGCGAGGGACTTGGAAGTCTAAGGCTGGccagtcacagaaacacaagatgAACCTGAATATTCTCCGTCAAGAGAAGCTGATagctgagaagaagaaggagattGAAGCCAGACTGGCAGAGCAAGCCAAAACGCATGTACAAACCACGAACGACCCCCTGCCTTCAAG TTCTCCCAGTCTACAAGGAGCTTCCTCAAACAAGTTTGCAAATGATGGAAGCTTCTTACAGCAGTTCATGAAGATGCAGAAGGAGTCCAAAAATGTTTCTG GTTCCACCGGTGATACCAAAACTCCGTCTACCTCAGCTTCATCAACCGGGGGAAACGCATTGCAAAAAAGGAGCATTCTTGTTGGCAAGCGTCCTGGCCTTGGAGTCAGCAGCATGCTTAGTCAGTTCAAGAACTACTCACAGTCCAAGAAGAATCCTGTTCTCAGCCAGAGGCcaagtgtgttttgttctccagatgatgaagatgaggaaggaGAGGCCGATTACTCCAGATTCTTAGAGATAAAAG TCTCTCCCCCAGAGGATTCAGACACCAGACTCATTATCAACAAGATGGCCTCCTTTGTGGCGGAGGGAGGACCTGAGCTGGAGAAAAAAGCCAAGGAGGACTACAAGGACAATCCTGTTTTCTC ATTTCTATATAATGAGAGCAGCACAGATTATCTCTACTTTAAAAAAAGAGTGGCAGAATTGAGAAAGGATTTGCTAAGACCTGAAAATACACCAGATAATG TCTCCCCCCCAGTGGACGCGGAAACCCAGCAGATGGCTGAGAAGCTGGCCCGATTTGTGGTGGAGGGTGGTCCTGAGTTGGAAGCCATCGCTGCTGAGCACAACCGAGACAACCCTGCCGCCAG TTTTTTATATGACCACCAAAGTCCAGCCTACCATTACTACAAAGAGAAGATACAGGAGTATCGTGCTGCAGCCTCCCAGAGCTCATCACCTCCAGCAGCAAAGTTTGGGACAGATCTTCAGCAACCAGCTGCATCACCATTACCAGGAATACTTCCAACACTGAACCCCGCTTCTCTGCCCCGCAATCAGGGGGCAGAAACTCTGCCTGTCAAACGGAAGAGAAAGAGTAGATGGGGGTCTGAGGAGGACAAAGTTGAGTTGCCCATTCCTGCCATCATAGTGCCTCAGGAGATTAATGTTCCAGACCTtaacacaccctctctctctg CCCAGGAGCTGAGAGGTCTCGGTTATAAGAAAGGGAAGCCTCTTGGCCTGGTAGGCGTGACTGAGCTATCTGAGGAGCAGAAGAGACAAATCAAAGAACAGCAAGAG ATGCAAGAGATGTATGACATTATCATGAAACACAAGCGTATAATGGCAGACATGCAGGTGATGTGGGAGAAGGCCATAAGAGACCATCAGCATGAATACGACAGTGATGAAGAGGTGGACCAGCAGGCAGGCACCTGGGAGCATCGACTcaggaaaatggaaatggagaAGACCCGTG AGTGGGCAGAATCTCTGACAGAAATGGGCAAAGGGAAGCACTTTATTGGTGACTTCCTGCCTCCTGAAGAGCTGGAGAAGTTCATGGAAACTTTTAAGGCACTCAAG GAGGGCCGGGACCCAGACTACTCAGAGTACAAAGAGTTTAAGTTAACTGTGGAGAATCTTGGTTTCCAAATGCTTATGAAGATGGGCTGGAAGGAGGGTGAAGGCCTTGGCGTTGATGGACAGGGAATCAAGGCTCCTGTCAACAA GGGCACCACCGCTATGAATGGAGCAGGGCTTGGAATTGACCGTCCAGCTGAGCTCACAAAAAGTGACGATGAATATGATGCTTATAGAAAGAGGATGATGCTCGCTTACCGCTTTAGGCCCAACCCACTG AATAATCCACGGAGACCATATTACTGA
- the rnf126 gene encoding E3 ubiquitin-protein ligase RNF126, whose amino-acid sequence MAEAPPRPCRFFCHRCSAEISPRLPDYTCPRCESGFIEELPEERSSENGSASTSSTSDHNRPAFENMDHQHLFTFPSGYGPFALGIFDENFDLRTRLPSEDNRETENRREREMASRQRYSARQPRGRHVPRRQGTRHEGVPTLEGIIQQLVNGIIAPTAMPNIGMGPWGMLHSNPMDYAWGANGLDAIITQLLNQFENTGPPPADRERIKSLPTISITEEHVGAGLECPVCKEDYTIEESVRQLPCNHLFHNDCIVPWLEQHDTCPVCRKSLSGQNTATDPPGLSGMNFSPSSSSSSSPTSPSNENAASNS is encoded by the exons ATGGCTGAAGCTCCACCACGGCCCTGCCGGTTTTTTTGTCACCGGTGTTCAGCAGAGATCAGTCCGCGTTTACCG GACTACACATGTCCACGCTGTGAATCTGGCTTCATTGAGGAACTACCAGAGGAAAGAAG TAGTGAAAATGGGTCTGCATCCACTTCCTCCACCAGTGATCATAATCGCCCAGCCTTTGAG AACATGGATCACCAGCATTTATTCACATTCCCCTCTGGGTATGGTCCATTCGCTCTTGGGATTTTTGATGAAAACTTTGACCTTCGAACACGGTTACCCTCAGAGGACAAccgagagacagaaaacaggagagaaCGGGAAATGGCATCCCGGCAGCGGTACAGTGCGCGGCAGCCTCGGGGCCGACATGTTCCTCGACGACAGGGTACGCGCCATGAAGGAGTTCCCACATTAGAGGG AATTATCCAGCAGCTAGTGAATGGAATCATAGCACCTACAGCCATGCCAAATATCGGGATGGGACCATG gggtATGCTACATTCCAATCCAATGGACTATGCCTGGGGCGCCAATGGTCTTGATGCAATTATTACACAG TTATTGAACCAGTTTGAAAATACGGGGCCCCCtcctgcagacagagaaaggattAAGAGTTTACCCACCATCTCGATTACAGAGGAACATGTGG GTGCTGGTTTAGAGTGTCCCGTGTGCAAAGAAGACTACACCATTGAGGAGAGTGTTAGACAGCTGCCATGCAATCATTTGTTTCACAATGACTGCATAGTTCCTTGGCTAGAACAG CACGATACGTGTCCTGTGTGCAGGAAGAGTCTTAGTGGACAGAACACAGCCACAGACCCACCGGGGTTATCAGGAATGaacttctctccctcctcctcatcctcttcctctcccaccTCACCCAGCAATGAGAATGCTGCCAGTAACTCATAG